A window of the Xenopus laevis strain J_2021 chromosome 9_10L, Xenopus_laevis_v10.1, whole genome shotgun sequence genome harbors these coding sequences:
- the LOC108700953 gene encoding helicase with zinc finger domain 2-like isoform X1 — protein MATYSSHQAQGLPDSCSYARGSSFHVREPQHYKIGVTVEATVYGVFEQWVALDFGIRPVLLQKIFLHVGGEGNAEIQQDSPSSQEREVLPSSERWHPSKQLFIPCKEMTQEEKLLLLLYQQPILSQTHQHPGPQRQMVTTKNYREQMHAAILREEAAREQAISRLNLKVSLTLSKMVVSSQGMKVAPQGELYALVPFPNGITPDSEEGYLLHRSVSNALIAPVPQTSNKVYEVYVDTNSGLENIILLQIPERCCQDLGLENGTSTELEIQFQLDRLQFCMYHEAVDRLLQERLVLPELLKCCLPSTQGSPSWGNPKQQLAASYICGSAPGTEQVPPLLIYGPFGTGKTFTLAKAALEVIKQPGTRVLICTHNNSAADLYVRDHFHQYVSSGHPEATPLRVKYKLSPLNRTDGVTLQYCPLTQDGAAFLVPKRDLLERHRIVVTTAVIARDLDVPRGFFSHILLDESAQMLEPEALIPLGLADHCTRVVIAGDHMQESPRLFYRGGEQGREEHTLLTRLFSHYQWDESSVAKGARIIFHQNYRSATAIISFVSKCFYVGRGDVIEACEAENIAPPSGHHALGLCHAHGQCTREGNSWVNHSEVLQILEVIKDVLNQWPKHWGPISKSSICVISQGSQVRLIRQELRKVKWSEVTVTDYQNIIGGEFRVIILSTVHTVDSLPCLSSCPYSFSLAFFCDPRILNTILTRARSQVFVVGDMVALCSFGECSRIWRRYLRECVEKGSAKPPGLTVEEIKQVVCNLQLWREQPTEDEEDSEPWISELDMKCEDSILQELLDCKKEACVTVSEEGMLEVRSEADSRDRRETYTDFPRHQLEQYLLMQPNVYKRCLMHKDQFDRGYALTLTDCPPCRININGRVNCGLAFSGDEVVVKVLPETNPRAGRVVGVLTATEENRRFLCFMDPFDYNIMVPVDKSITKIFCPVLKGKPLCVPIRQYSNRQMRTVNCERLTDDLRRSQLFLVQVICWNQGFYYPLGIVTRILPSIHQMDDALQILDFEFGVADSKQYPSTASKESSRLCGEAQGEADRRDCRNILTFTVDPREAKDLDDAISVQELDGHYEIGVHITDLASVIPPGGELDREARKRGVTFYSPNREAIHMLPMQICSDHCSLKPNCDRLALSLFVLVEKETDQMVQGHLCQTLICSDRQLSYDEANAILSARERQPLAFSSIEDCLAVCWHFSQVHRGHRLQEAATYKQPDEKCPPGARKAQMMIEELMVLYNSWVADFLTGKESLMDLVPVRCQAPPTLHKIQELRDRFSHLLPLSSYLSHHLLEVPESPSPTTEQQITVFTSVWQQIEDCAARNDFDGVSDLLLTDDLHPELCHAVREFRKNLGRASITRSGTSDATGHYSLQLWAYTWASSPLRRYLDIVVQRLLQGILLGSTPSISCMDIDLLCHHFERKVHQATSYEKRGLALELALSLKGRAQQKVAVVVSVDPKSNNFQVVFPMDGDSLATPLKVEYRHLQLSEQPKYISGGVCLSWSRRVYCYESFREKPLKSKLCRDVTTFSARAWYDAVYAMSISDPTQALCILKKGVEEAEPNSMMQQSSCGHHTNLTLELKPGEALPVQLCSSLERGIPMPKPQLFSPIPGIHICLEHSESPVDCFSSRAHRAPLQRYRNSHEYQLVWYPLCAMEAAVSAVREGAAVLLRNVPVRWNKNKTEGGLPKKGSFKLTPPLISSCELDMDFRNCYLCLRMEGLQVAKPQSPMDLHRYTWVAHCLTDASNHVTEEHGGTVSFHLHQRPNQEIPEAVLHSTNNFNIEIIPKLLPDIRKEAALDQLKEASELAKNIVLGKRVTDTDNTKFQNQRDFDIPGFGRGLNRSQRDAVKSALKGPFTVIQGPPGTGKTVVGVHILYWFHQMNQKEGLQSDQEGEGLDRRLLMYCGPSNKSVDVVAEMLLPFQSKLRPLRVYSEQIELDEFPYPGSSLRKSGYLREGKLNPQLSSITLHHLIRKPTNQYASEILLMDRRIQNRDMITPEEVAEYKKLLYKARSAELACHDIILCTCVTSSGTALTRLPVSQLIIDECAMCTEPETLVPLVSHKQVQSVVLLGDHRQLRPVVLNDLCHTLKMDRSLFERYQERALLLDIQYRMHSDICEFPSMQFYDGRLHTYDQLRLQSSLFCHPRKACCPIIFGEVDGQEQSLQVTSEEGYFNSKANLPEAEQAVRLVKLLTKASVEQSDIAVLTPYNAQASEVKKRLQSAMLDNVTACTIMKSQGSEWRYVIFSTVRSTPVHELDTHPTFSWQRLHLGFVTDPNQVNVGLTRAKEGLCVLGNYPLLQCNPLWGRLLQHYGQKGAIVHSTLINVSKPGHRRR, from the exons GTTGAACCTGAAGGTTTCCTTGACATTGAGCAAGATGGTGGTGAGTTCTCAGGGAATGAAAGTGGCTCCTCAGGGTGAGCTCTATGCATTGGTTCCTTTTCCCAATGGAATAACCCCAGACTCAGAAGAAGGCTACCTACTGCACAGATCTGTGAGCAATGCTCTCATTGCTCCCGTTCCACAAACCAGCAATAAGGTATATGAGGTGTATGTAGATACCAATTCTGGCCTGGAGAACATTATCTTGCTACAGATACCAGAAAGGTGCTGCCAAGATCTGGGCCTGGAGAATGGAACCAGCACTGAGTTGGAGATCCAGTTCCAGTTGGACCGCCTGCAGTTCTGTATGTACCATGAGGCAGTGGATCGGCTCCTGCAGGAGAGGTTggttctccctgaactgcttaaATGTTGTCTGCCCAGCACTCAGGGGTCCCCATCCTGGGGAAACCCCAAGCAGCAACTAGCAGCCTCCTACATTTGTGGGTCAGCTCCCGGGACAGAACAGGTCCCCCCTCTTCTTATTTATGGGCCCTTTGGAACCGGCAAAACCTTTACTTTGGCCAAAGCAGCACTGGAAGTCATCAAACAGCCTGGCACCCGGGTCTTAATCTGCACCCACAATAACAG CGCTGCTGATCTCTATGTGCGAGACCATTTCCACCAATATGTGAGCAGTGGCCACCCTGAAGCCACGCCCCTGAGGGTGAAATACAAACTTAGCCCCCTAAACAGAACAGATGGTGTCACACTGCAGTACTGCCCCCTGACACAAGATGGTGCTGCATTTCTGGTTCCAAAAAGGGATCTCCTGGAACGCCACCGTATCGTTGTAACTACTGCTGTTATCGCTCGTGATCTGGATGTGCCACGGGGGTTCTTCAGCCACATTCTCCTGGATGAATCAGCTCAGATGCTTGAACCTGAAGCCTTGATTCCTCTGGGACTGGCTGACCACTGTACCAGGGTGGTGATTGCTGGAGACCACATGCAGGAAAGCCCCAGACTATTTTACAGAGGAGGTGAACaggggagagaggagcacacGCTACTTACTCGCCTCTTCTCACATTACCAATGGGACGAGTCTTCAGTGGCCAAAGGGGCACGCATAATCTTCCACCAAAACTACCGTTCTGCTACCGCCATTATCTCTTTTGTGTCCAAGTGCTTCTATGTTGGGCGGGGGGATGTGATTGAAGCCTGTGAAGCTGAAAACATTGCACCTCCATCTGGCCATCATGCTCTTGGGCTTTGCCATGCACACGGACAATGTACCCGCGAAGGCAATTCCTGGGTGAACCACTCAGAGGTGCTGCAAATTTTAGAAGTGATCAAAGATGTCTTGAACCAATGGCCAAAGCACTGGGGGCCAATTAGCAAGAGCAGCATCTGCGTAATATCCCAAGGAAGCCAG GTCAGGCTGATACGTCAGGAACTACGCAAAGTAAAGTGGTCAGAGGTTACTGTGACAGACTACCAGAACATTATTG ggggtgaGTTCCGTGTCATCATCCTGAGCACAGTTCATACAGTGGACAGCCTCCCTTGCCTCTCTTCATGTCCCTATTCCTTTAGCCTGGCCTTCTTCTGTGACCCTCGCATTCTGAACACAATTCTCACAAGAGCTCGCTCTCAGGTCTTTGTAGTAGGAGACATGGTGGCCCTGTGCTCCTTTGGTGAATGCAGCCGAATATGGAGGCGCTACTTGCGGGAATGTGTGGAAAAGGGCAGTGCCAAGCCTCCTGGTCTCACCGTGGAAGAGATCAAGCAAGTGGTGTGTAATCTGCAGCTTTGGAGGGAACAGCCCACAGAAGATGAAGAGGACAGTGAGCCCTGGATATCAGAGCTAGACATGAAATGTGAGGACTCCATTTTACAAGAGTTGCTAGACTGTAAGAAGGAGGCCTGTGTGACTGTATCTGAGGAGGGCATGCTGGAAGTCAGGTCAGAGGCTGACTCCAGGGACAGGAGAGAAACCTACACAGACTTTCCAAGGCACCAGCTGGAGCAGTACCTTCTGATGCAGCCCAATGTGTACAAAAGGTGCCTCATGCACAAGGACCAATTTGACCGTGGTTACGCTCTGACTCTAACAGACTGCCCCCCGTGTCGCATTAACATTAATGGCAGGGTCAACTGTGGATTGGCGTTCAGCGGAGACGAAGTTGTAGTCAAAGTGTTGCCAGAAACCAACCCAAGGGCAGGAAGAGTTGTCGGGGTGCTGACAGCAACGGAGGAAAATCGGCGCTTTCTGTGCTTTATGGACCCGTTTGACTATAACATCATGGTCCCTGTCGACAAATCAATTACCAAGATCTTTTGTCCAGTTCTGAAAGGAAAACCATTGTGTGTGCCAATCCGGCAATACTCCAACAGGCAGATGCGCACAGTAAACTGTGAGCGGCTGACAGATGACCTGCGCAGGAGCCAACTCTTTCTGGTGCAAGTCATCTGCTGGAATCAGGGATTCTACTATCCCCTGGGGATCGTAACTCGCATCCTGCCCTCCATCCATCAAATGGACGATGCTCTTCAGATACTTGATTTTGAGTTTGGAGTTGCTGATTCCAAGCAGTACCCCTCTACGGCATCCAAAGAATCTTCCAGACTGTGTGGTGAAGCCCAGGGGGAGGCAGATCGCAGAGACTGCCGGAACATTCTTACATTCACAGTGGATCCCCGAGAAGCCAAAGATCTGGATGATGCCATCTCTGTGCAAGAACTGGATGGTCACTATGAGATTGGGGTTCACATCACTGATTTGGCTAGTGTCATTCCTCCTGGAGGCGAATTGGACAGAGAAGCCAGGAAAAGAGGGGTCACATTTTACTCCCCAAATCGAGAAGCCATCCATATGCTGCCCATGCAGATTTGCTCTGACCACTGCAGCCTGAAGCCTAACTGTGATCGCTTGGCACTATCCCTCTTTGTACTAGTGGAGAAGGAAACAGATCAGATGGTACAGGGACACTTGTGCCAGACTCTTATTTGTTCTGACCGCCAGCTGTCTTATGATGAGGCAAACGCAATCCTTAGTGCCCGAGAAAGGCAGCCATTGGCATTCAGCAGCATAGAGGACTGCTTGGCTGTATGCTGGCATTTCTCCCAAGTTCATCGTGGTCACCGCCTTCAGGAAGCTGCCACTTACAAACAGCCTGATGAAAAGTGCCCTCCTGGGGCCCGAAAAGCCCAAATGATGATTGAGGAGTTGATGGTTCTGTATAACAGCTGGGTGGCTGATTTCCTTACTGGTAAAGAATCATTAATGGATCTGGTCCCAGTGCGATGTCAAGCGCCTCCCACCCTGCACAAGATCCAAGAACTGAGAGATAGGTTCAGCCACTTACTGCCTCTCTCCTCATACCTTTCCCACCACCTATTGGAAGTGCCCGAAAGCCCAAGCCCTACCACTGAGCAGCAAATTACAGTATTTACCTCTGTGTGGCAGCAAATAGAAGATTGCGCAGCGAGAAATGATTttgatggtgtcagtgacctccTGTTAACTGATGATCTGCACCCAGAATTGTGCCATGCTGTGCGGGAATTCCGCAAAAATTTAGGCCGTGCAAGCATCACCCGATCTGGAACCAGCGATGCCACAGGCCACTACTCCCTCCAGCTGTGGGCATATACATGGGCATCCTCTCCACTTCGCAGATATTTGGATATTGTTGTGCAAAGGCTCCTCCAGGGCATCCTCTTGGGATCTACACCTTCAATTTCCTGCATGGATATAGACTTATTGTGCCATCACTTTGAGAGGAAGGTGCATCAGGCAACATCCTATGAAAAAAGGGGCTTGGCACTGGAACTGGCACTTTCACTCAAGGGAAGAGCTCAGCAGAAAGTGGCTGTGGTGGTCTCTGTAGATCCCAAAAGCAATAACTTTCAGGTAGTTTTCCCAATGGATGGGGACTCTCTGGCCACTCCATTGAAGGTAGAATACCGGCatctgcagctgtcagaacaGCCCAAGTACATCTCTGGTGGGGTCTGCTTGTCCTGGAGTCGCAGGGTGTATTGTTATGAGAGTTTCCGGGAAAAGCCCCTAAAGAGCAAACTGTGTAGGGATGTCACTACATTCAGTGCCAGGGCCTGGTATGATGCAGTGTATGCTATGAGTATAAGTGATCCCACACAGGCCCTGTGCATCCTGAAAAAGGGGGTGGAGGAGGCAGAGCCCAATTCCATGATGCAGCAGAGCAGCTGTGGGCATCACACCAATCTGACACTAGAACTGAAACCTGGGGAGGCCTTACCTGTCCAGCTGTGCAGCTCCCTGGAACGTGGCATACCCATGCCAAAGCCCCAGCTCTTCTCTCCAATACCAGGCATCCACATTTGTCTGGAACATTCTGAAAGCCCAGTTGATTGCTTCTCTAGCCGGGCACATCGCGCCCCTCTCCAACGCTATAGGAATTCTCATGAGTACCAGTTGGTGTGGTATCCTCTCTGTGCAATGGAAGCTGCAGTCTCTGCTGTCAGAGAAGGGGCTGCTGTTCTGCTAAGGAATGTGCCAGTCAGGTGGAACAAAAACAAGACAGAAGGGGGGCTGCCAAAGAAAGGGTCCTTTAAACTCACCCCGCCCCTCATTTCATCTTGTGAGTTGGACATGGACTTCCGGAATTGTTACCTGTGCCTGCGCATGGAGGGGCTACAAGTGGCGAAACCACAGTCTCCCATGGATTTGCACCGATACACCTGGGTAGCTCATTGCCTGACTGATGCCTCGAATCATGTGACTGAGGAGCATGGTGGAAccgttagttttcacctccaccaaaGGCCAAATCAAGAGATCCCAGAGGCCGTTCTACACAGCACAAACAACTTTAACATAGAAATTATCCCCAAGCTCCTCCCAGACAT ACGTAAGGAGGCTGCACTGGATCAGCTAAAGGAGGCATCAGAACTAGCGAAGAACATTGTACTTGGGAAACGGGTCACTGACACTG ACAACACCAAGTTTCAGAATCAGAGGGATTTTGATATTCCAGGATTTGGAAGGGGGTTGAACCGCAGCCAGAGAGATGCTGTGAAGTCTGCACTCAAGGGCCCATTCACTGTCATACAAGGGCCACCTG GTACAGGAAAGACTGTTGTAGGGGTGCATATACTTTATTGGTTCCACCAGATGAACCAGAAAGAGGGTCTGCAATCTGATCAGGAAGGGGAGGGGTTGGACAGAAGACTCCTTATGTACTGTGGCCCCTCCAATAAGTCTGTCGATGTTGTTGCAG AGATGCTCCTCCCATTCCAGAGCAAACTCCGCCCTTTACGTGTGTACAGTGAGCAGATCGAATTGGATGAATTTCCATATCCCGGAAGTAGTCTTCGGAAGTCTGGATACCTGAGGGAGGGAAAACTCAACCCACAGCTCAG TTCCATCACTCTGCACCATCTGATCCGGAAGCCCACCAATCAATATGCCAGTGAGATTCTACTGATGGACAGACGGATCCAGAACAGAGATATGATCACCCCCGAGGAAGTGGCTGA GTATAAGAAACTGCTGTATAAAGCTCGCAGTGCGGAACTAGCATGCCATGACATCATCCTCTGCACATGTGTGACCTCATCTGGAACCGCCCTCACTCGTCTGCCGGTGTCACAGCTTATCATTGACGAGTGTGCAATGTGTACTGAACCAGAGACCCTTGTTCCACTAGTGAGTCACAAACAGGTCCAGTCG GTTGTCTTGCTTGGAGATCACCGACAGCTCCGGCCTGTGGTTCTGAATGACTTATGCCACACTCTTAAAATGGACCGCTCACTTTTTGAGAGATACCAGGAGAGGGCACTGCTCCTAGATATTCAGTACCGTATG CATAGTGACATATGTGAATTTCCCTCAATGCAATTTTATGATGGCCGCCTCCATACTTATGACCAGCTCCGCCTCCAGTCCAGTCTTTTCTGTCACCCGCGGAAAGCCTGCTGCCCAATCATCTTTGGGGAAGTGGACGGGCAGGAGCAGAGCCTGCAAGTGACCAGCGAGGAGGGATATTTCAATTCCAAAGCAAACCTGCCAGAGGCAGAGCAAGCA GTGCGTCTAGTGAAGCTCCTGACTAAAGCATCTGTGGAACAAAGTGATATTGCTGTCCTGACACCATACAATGCCCAGGCGTCGGAGGTCAAAAAGAGACTGCAGAGCGCTATGCTGGACAACGTGACTGCTTGCACTATCATGAAAAGCCAAG GTAGTGAATGGCGATATGTCATCTTCTCCACAGTACGCTCTACCCCCGTCCATGAGCTTGATACTCACCCAACATTCAGCTGGCAACGGCTTCACCTTGGCTTTGTGACAGATCCCAATCAGGTCAATGTTGGTCTTACCCGGGCCAAGGAAGGTCTTTGTGTGCTGG GTAATTATCCGCTCCTGCAGTGCAACCCTCTCTGGGGCAGACTACTGCAACATTACGGGCAGAAAGGAGCCATTGTCCATTCCACTCTAATCAATGTGTCAAAGCCGGGCCACCGGCGCCGCTAA
- the LOC121398324 gene encoding uncharacterized protein LOC121398324: MSQTSPVTQDTTFAYTEADAARIIGTDYGNSSFLTLPTGDNLARNLEKERKRLIGLELHTITLTEYYKSKKIPRGLRVSLRPTIFQDNAEFAQRYEQIINKCSFDILLLNIEYLQASIPETRTRVTELEKKLRETLQPSELKNLLTRTEDSIQRHRKEIEDKKRSKYQRDSEDYRQGRVYQWSGRSGDTRREFPREYPGAYVRNASRQRPREWQRDWTDRQQQPRGHDRTDYENTRDTAAYDSSASTSSSFLGELPPNTARKREEESRDAANGQRSKERQPHFQTSGQRRQPYRSAKRDNHRRRY, from the exons ATGTCGCAAACCAGCCCGGTAACCCAGGACACAACTTTTGCCTACACGGAGGCAGATGCAGCTCGAATTATAGGAACTGACTATGGCAACAGCTCCTTTCTTACGCTGCCTACAGGGGATAATCTGGCAAGAAATCTGGAGAAAGAACGCAAACGCCTGATTGGTTTGGAACTACACACAATCACTCTGACTGAATATTACAAGTCTAAGAAAATACCACGTGGCCTAAGAGTGAGTTTAAGGCCTACTATCTTTCAAGATAATGCTGAATTTGCACAAAGATACGAGCAGATCATCAACAAATGTTCCTTTGATATCCTATTATTGAATATTGAATACCTGCAAGCTTCCATTCCAGAGACACGCACACGCGTGACTGAACTTGAAAAGAAGCTAAGAGAGACCCTGCAGCCATCAGAACTAAAGAATTTACTGACCCGTACAGAAGACAGCATCCAGCGCCACAGGAAGGAGATAGAAGATAAAAAACGCTCCAAATACCAACGCGATTCAGAAGATTACAGACAGGGGAGAGTATACCAGTGGTCCGGACGCAGCGGTGACACACGTCGCGAATTCCCGCGAGAGTACCCAGGCGCCTACGTGAGGAACGCTAGTCGGCAGAGACCACGTGAGTGGCAGAGGGATTGGACAGACAGACAGCAGCAACCACGCGGTCACGACCGCACAGACTACGAGAACACGCGGGACACGGCGGCCTACGACAGTTCGGCATCCacatcttcttcttttttaggGGAACTCCCGCCCAACACCGCAAGAAAACGAGAAGAGGAATCAAGAGACGCAGCCAACGGGCAGAGATCCAAAGAGAGGCAGCCCCACTTCCAAACATCGGGACAGAGGAGACAACCTTACAgatcagcgaaacgggacaatcACAGGAGAC GTTACTAA
- the LOC108700955 gene encoding fibronectin type III domain-containing protein 11, whose protein sequence is MDVGGVSRQSSVPCLMVEEPEEEVMKVAQEREQLVSKFLKEELSENFLRRQQGKVERLLRCSFYMEILSAQVEEEDDVHPRLPISVFQFIDSWKFQRMKKLAATQTRIQLLLLEKLLVQLRSGRASLVGMIQGHGFNSYLCKWEEVCQCISDIQQLQKDFLLLLVPRGLHLKHQLVSNISAPKIPPIRLVLRLRTPVVFDRLGSVVFRDWVLLRWQSLGQQCLIEKYELRFRLQEEEQWAVVSVSGNHLEIHHLLSDKLYEFTVRRAETYTLVYEAWHDTITLRTLPSHEQF, encoded by the coding sequence ATGGATGTAGGGGGCGTGAGCAGGCAGAGCTCTGTCCCTTGCCTTATGGTTGAGGAGCCTGAGGAGGAAGTGATGAAAGTGGCCCAGGAAAGGGAGCAGTTGGTCAGTAAGTTCCTGAAGGAGGAGCTCAGTGAGAATTTCCTGAGAAGGCAGCAAGGCAAGGTGGAGAGGCTGCTGCGATGTTCCTTCTATATGGAGATCCTTTCTGCTCAGGTGGAAGAAGAGGACGATGTCCATCCCAGGCTGCCCATCAGTGTCTTTCAGTTTATAGACTCATGGAAATTCCAGCGCATGAAGAAATTGGCCGCCACACAGACCCGAATCCAACTGCTTCTCCTGGAGAAACTCTTAGTGCAGCTTCGGAGCGGACGAGCGTCCCTGGTGGGGATGATCCAGGGCCACGGGTTCAACAGTTACTTGTGCAAGTGGGAAGAGGTCTGTCAGTGTATATCGGACATACAACAACTCCAGAAAGATTTCCTACTCCTGTTGGTTCCCAGGGGGCTCCACCTCAAGCACCAACTTGTGTCCAACATCAGCGCCCCCAAGATTCCTCCCATCCGCCTGGTGCTGCGCTTGAGGACTCCAGTGGTGTTTGACCGTTTAGGGTCGGTGGTTTTCCGAGACTGGGTATTACTGAGGTGGCAAAGCCTTGGGCAGCAGTGCCTGATAGAGAAGTACGAGTTGAGGTTCAGGCTGCAAGAGGAGGAGCAATGGGCGGTGGTGTCTGTCAGTGGTAACCACCTGGAAATCCATCACCTACTGAGTGACAAGTTGTACGAGTTCACTGTACGCCGAGCAGAGACCTACACACTTGTGTATGAGGCCTGGCATGATACAATTACTCTGCGCACACTCCCATCCCATGAGCAATTTTGA